The proteins below are encoded in one region of Silene latifolia isolate original U9 population chromosome 2, ASM4854445v1, whole genome shotgun sequence:
- the LOC141643772 gene encoding thymidylate kinase isoform X2 — protein MLRSSLSKPIYSTTVSKIQSLCKNLKFSRNFSVKMAENDNNIKRGALVVLEGLDRSGKSSQSVKLVSFLENTGCAAELWRFPDRETCVGKMISSYLANQSQLDDHTIHLLFSANRWEKRSLMEDKLKAGITLIVDRYSYSGVAFSSAKGLDFEWCKAPESGLLNPDLVLYLDVPPEKAAERGGYGGERYERLDFQKKVGEKYESLRDSTWKIVDASLPMEEVHKQVKEYVMECVLSCANGKPLTQLWLQ, from the exons ATGCTACGCTCCTCACTATCCAAACCCAT ATACTCTACAACCGTGTCAAAGATTCAATCATTGTGcaaaaatctgaaattttcgcGTAATTTTTCGGTAAAAATGGCGGAGAATGACAACAATATCAAAAGGGGTGCGTTGGTGGTTCTAGAAGGGTTGGATAGAAGTGGGAAGAGCTCACAATCTGTAAAGCTTGTGTCTTTTTTAGAAAATACCGGTTGCGCGGCCGAGTTATGGCGGTTTCCTGATCGTGAAACGTGTGTTGGAAAGATGATTTCTTCATATCTTGCTAATCAATCTCAATTGGATGATCATACTATTCATCTTTTGTTTAGTGCTAATCGCTGGGAGAAAAG ATCATTGATGGAAGACAAGCTTAAAGCTGGAATTACTCTCATAGTTGATCGCTATTCTTACTCTGGGGTGGCCTTCTCATCTGCCAAAGGCCTAGATTTTGAGTGGTGCAAG GCTCCAGAGTCGGGATTGCTTAATCCAGATCTTGTCCTGTACCTTGACGTACCACCTGAG AAAGCTGCGGAAAGAGGAGGTTATGGTGGTGAACGATATGAGCGCCTGGATTTCCAGAAGAAAGTTGGAGAGAAATATGAGTCTCTTCGTGATTCCACATGGAAG ATTGTGGATGCCTCATTGCCGATGGAAGAAGTTCACAAACAAGTTAAGGAAtatgtgatggaatgtgtactCAGTTGCGCTAACGGGAAGCCCCTCACTCAGCTTTGGTTGCAGTAA
- the LOC141643772 gene encoding thymidylate kinase isoform X1 → MAENDNNIKRGALVVLEGLDRSGKSSQSVKLVSFLENTGCAAELWRFPDRETCVGKMISSYLANQSQLDDHTIHLLFSANRWEKRSLMEDKLKAGITLIVDRYSYSGVAFSSAKGLDFEWCKAPESGLLNPDLVLYLDVPPEKAAERGGYGGERYERLDFQKKVGEKYESLRDSTWKIVDASLPMEEVHKQVKEYVMECVLSCANGKPLTQLWLQ, encoded by the exons ATGGCGGAGAATGACAACAATATCAAAAGGGGTGCGTTGGTGGTTCTAGAAGGGTTGGATAGAAGTGGGAAGAGCTCACAATCTGTAAAGCTTGTGTCTTTTTTAGAAAATACCGGTTGCGCGGCCGAGTTATGGCGGTTTCCTGATCGTGAAACGTGTGTTGGAAAGATGATTTCTTCATATCTTGCTAATCAATCTCAATTGGATGATCATACTATTCATCTTTTGTTTAGTGCTAATCGCTGGGAGAAAAG ATCATTGATGGAAGACAAGCTTAAAGCTGGAATTACTCTCATAGTTGATCGCTATTCTTACTCTGGGGTGGCCTTCTCATCTGCCAAAGGCCTAGATTTTGAGTGGTGCAAG GCTCCAGAGTCGGGATTGCTTAATCCAGATCTTGTCCTGTACCTTGACGTACCACCTGAG AAAGCTGCGGAAAGAGGAGGTTATGGTGGTGAACGATATGAGCGCCTGGATTTCCAGAAGAAAGTTGGAGAGAAATATGAGTCTCTTCGTGATTCCACATGGAAG ATTGTGGATGCCTCATTGCCGATGGAAGAAGTTCACAAACAAGTTAAGGAAtatgtgatggaatgtgtactCAGTTGCGCTAACGGGAAGCCCCTCACTCAGCTTTGGTTGCAGTAA
- the LOC141643771 gene encoding UDP-glucose 4-epimerase 5-like: protein MSKNILVTGGAGYIGSHTVLQLLLGGYNVVIIDNLVNSSEIALDRVKQLASDLSHNLSFIKADLRDKEALDKLFSSTKFDAVIHFAGLKSVAESVQKPELYYDNNVTGTNNLLEVMSVHGCKMLVFSSSATVYGWPEKVPCTEEFPLSPTNPYGQTKRDIEDRCRDVQRLDGEWKIILLRYFNPVGAHPSGDIGEDPRGIPNNLMPYVQQVAVGRRPHLTMYGSDYNTKDGTGVRDYIHVVDLADGHIAALKKLFDTDIGCEVYNLGTGKGTTVLEMVTAFEKTSGKKIPLVMAGRRSGDVEVVYASTEKAELELNWKAKYGIEKMCRDQWNWASKNPYGYYSADDKE from the coding sequence ATGTCGAAGAACATTTTGGTGACGGGTGGTGCCGGTTACATTGGCAGTCACACCGTCCTTCAGCTTTTGCTTGGAGGTTACAACGTCGTCATTATTGATAATCTcgtcaattcttccgagattgCCCTCGACCGAGTCAAGCAACTTGCCTCTGATCTCTCTCACAATCTTTCCTTTATAAAGGCAGACCTCCGGGATAAAGAAGCACTTGATAAATTATTTTCTTCAACGAAATTTGATGCTGTCATCCATTTTGCTGGATTAAAGTCAGTTGCGGAGAGTGTACAAAAACCAGAGCTCTATTACGATAACAATGTCACTGGTACAAATAATCTGCTTGAAGTGATGTCGGTCCATGGATGCAAAATGCTGGTCTTTTCATCATCTGCCACTGTTTATGGTTGGCCTGAAAAGGTGCCTTGTACCGAGGAATTTCCCTTATCACCTACAAATCCATATGGACAAACGAAACGCGATATTGAAGATAGATGTCGGGATGTCCAGCGTTTGGATGGTGAATGGAAGATTATTCTTTTGAGATATTTTAATCCAGTTGGCGCCCATCCCAGTGGCGATATTGGTGAGGATCCACGTGGAATTCCAAACAATCTCATGCCTTATGTACAACAAGTGGCCGTAGGAAGACGACCTCACTTAACGATGTATGGAAGTGATTATAACACTAAAGATGGCACTGGAGTTAGAGACTACATCCATGTGGTTGATTTAGCGGATGGACATATAGCAGCTTTGAAGAAGCTATTTGATACTGATATCGGATGTGAAGTCTACAATTTGGGAACTGGTAAAGGTACAACCGTCCTTGAGATGGTTACTGCATTTGAGAAAACATCTGGAAAGAAAATACCGCTTGTAATGGCTGGGCGACGCTCTGGGGACGTGGAGGTTGTATATGCCTCAACAGAGAAAGCAGAGCTGGAACTGAACTGGAAGGCCAAGTATGGAATTGAGAAAATGTGTCGTGATCAATGGAATTGGGCTAGCAAGAATCCGTATGGTTACTACTCAGCAGATGATAAAGAATAA
- the LOC141643768 gene encoding CASP-like protein 1F2: MASSNGDQSKLMSNQSGKGLFLAQILIRSVTSLLALAATLVMVKSGQSTTVFGIVFQAKYSYSSAFRFFVGTNIAVCAFSVISVIAICAFYSPKSNSISNFSLFLYDLIAMIFSMAGCAAATSIGYVGKYGQEQIGWTKICDDVTKFCNLVMLSIAFSYLAFICLFALVIIAFRHAHSLSTNLLNKD, from the exons ATGGCGTCTAGCAATGGTGATCAATCCAAGTTGATGTCGAATCAGTCAGGCAAAGGTTTGTTTTTAGCACAAATATTGATTAGGAGTGTAACAAGCTTGCTAGCCTTGGCTGCGACTTTAGTGATGGTTAAGAGCGGTCAGTCGACAACGGTTTTTGGTATTGTGTTTCAGGCTAAGTATAGCTACTCTTCGGCCTTCAG GTTCTTCGTTGGTACGAATATAGCCGTATGTGCCTTCTCTGTGATTTCAGTTATTGCCATATGTGCTTTCTATAGCCCCAAATCCAACTCCATCAGCAATTTCTCTCTATTTCTCTATGATCTG ATCGCGATGATATTCTCAATGGCGGGGTGTGCAGCCGCGACATCAATCGGATACGTAGGAAAATATGGACAAGAACAAATTGGATGGACTAAAATATGCGACGATGTTACAAAATTCTGCAATTTAGTGATGCTCTCAATTGCATTCTCGTATTTGGCCTTTATTTGCCTATTTGCTCTCGTAATCATCGCTTTTAGGCATGCTCATAGCCTATCAACCAACCTCCTAAACAAGGATTAA
- the LOC141643769 gene encoding zinc finger protein CONSTANS-LIKE 14-like encodes MNPECNYCTQNAAVLYCEADSAHLCLLCDREVHSANSLSLKHTRVIRFGARVGSGGSEPDPGSEPVPVVNGCPLATDLARLCGIDITGSGLDLVVPCLGDMGKDAVYEQLVRLGKWDTVKEERESGSEFGPDTPSLDAADGSDVLMKTTPFTSLLMMEDEGGFSKEEGDVLWEYDPGYQTEAAQAWDGHWGRSLEMDTDENSCTSSMVPENACEMQCSEIIKGSQSRKDGRNQQIVSDQFFVTVDNCSRPSVGASSEENAIKPETTEGEPEFQVLEWPYWRKPLSQSDMDQLAENRGKAMLRYQEKKKNRRYDKHIRYESRKARADIRQRVKGRFVKASNSTDVEDHS; translated from the exons atgaacccaGAATGCAACTATTGCACACAAAACGCCGCCGTTTTATACTGCGAAGCTGACTCAGCACACCTCTGCTTACTATGCGACCGTGAAGTCCACTCCGCCAACTCCCTCTCCCTAAAACACACCCGAGTCATTAGGTTCGGAGCTAGGGTCGGGTCCGGAGGTTCGGAACCCGATCCTGGCTCCGAACCTGTACCCGTTGTCAACGGGTGCCCCCTCGCAACTGACCTCGCTCGTTTATGCGGAATTGACATAACCGGGTCCGGGTTGGATTTGGTTGTACCGTGTTTGGGTGATATGGGTAAGGACGCGGTGTATGAGCAATTGGTTAGGTTGGGGAAGTGGGATACggtaaaggaagagagagaaagtgggtCGGAATTTGGTCCGGATACTCCGAGCCTAGATGCTGCCGATGGGTCGGATGTTTTGATGAAAACGACGCCGTTTACTTCTTTGTTGATGATGGAAGATGAAGGTGGATTTAGTAAAGAGGAAGGTGATGTTTTGTGGGAATATGATCCTGGTTATCAAACCGAAGCTGCTCAG GCATGGGATGGACACTGGGGAAGATCACTGGAAATGGACACAGATGAAAATTCGTGCACATCCAGTATGGTGCCGGAAAATGCGTGTGAGATGCAATGTTCAGAAATTATCAAGGGTTCTCAATCTCGAAAG GATGGTAGAAATCAGCAGATAGTGTCGGATCAGTTTTTTGTTACTGTTGATAACTGCAGTAGACCTTCAGTAGGAGCATCATCGGAAGAAAATGCAATTAAACCTGAAACAACTGAAGGTGAACCCGAGTTCCAGGTCTTGGAATGGCCTTACTGGCGCAAACCTTTGAGTCAATCTGACATGGATCAGTTGGCAGAAAACCGTGGCAAAGCTATGTTACGCTACCAGGAGAAGAAGAAAAACAGAAG GTATGACAAGCACATTCGATATGAATCAAGGAAGGCTAGAGCTGATATTCGGCAGCGAGTAAAGGGTAGATTCGTGAAGGCAAGTAACTCGACAGATGTAGAAGATCATAGCTGA
- the LOC141641791 gene encoding uncharacterized protein LOC141641791 — protein MKFQQSLKMITVYVFMTLFLMTESSRLAAFRETDMVTEVCKKTLYFDLCMTILFTDSRKHTSDTKGLAKIVLEKDKYIATQILSEVQSLARDTGKRREIREKCGQCAKGYNGIVSKLLPAANKFLDSNKYSSSIEQLKKVANDAKSCDEQFSKANMTEPFNNMSVHDITMVAVGVIQTIT, from the coding sequence ATGAAATTCCAGCAGTCATTAAAAATGATCACGGTTTATGTTTTTATGACTCTCTTTCTCATGACGGAATCCTCAAGATTAGCCGCATTCAGAGAGACGGATATGGTGACGGAAGTATGTAAGAAAACATTGTACTTTGATTTATGCATGACAATCTTATTCACCGATTCACGGAAACACACCAGTGACACAAAAGGACTTGCAAAGATAGTACTAGAAAAAGATAAATACATCGCGACACAAATATTGTCAGAAGTTCAATCCCTGGCTCGCGACACTGGCAAACGTCGAGAGATTAGAGAAAAATGTGGACAATGTGCAAAAGGGTATAATGGAATTGTGTCTAAACTTCTTCCAGCAGCTAATAAGTTTCTTGATTCAAATAAATATTCATCATCAATTGAGCAACTCAAGAAAGTGGCAAATGATGCAAAGTCTTGTGATGAACAATTCTCAAAAGCCAATATGACTGAACCATTTAATAATATGAGTGTTCATGACATAACTATGGTTGCTGTTGGTGTTATTCAAACTATAAcataa